In one window of Thermus neutrinimicus DNA:
- a CDS encoding peptidoglycan DD-metalloendopeptidase family protein, whose translation MRHLWLALVLAWGGLGAWAESLWALTHSVAPGETLYAIARRYGTTVEELARINGLKDPNRLRVGQVLRVRPGVEVALPRGSLVYVPPVQGQAFALWVGGYTWGYAEFLGVRYPLVPRGKGLWALLGVGALVEPKEYPLRLVLEGEETFLALQVARGGYGQETLALSPSLESLLQDPGLKAEREKVVGACPREGPLTFSRFLKPLEGGRITSAFGTRRRYGTLFTSYHEGLDFAAPEGTPVRAVAEGVVVLSERLRVRGEAVVLSHGMGLCTGYWHLAERRVRVGERVRGGQVVGLLGSTGLSTGPHLHLEVRLFGIPVDPAPFFQGLPLP comes from the coding sequence GTGCGGCACCTGTGGCTTGCCTTGGTGCTGGCCTGGGGAGGGCTAGGGGCATGGGCGGAGAGCCTCTGGGCCCTGACCCATAGCGTGGCTCCCGGGGAGACCCTTTACGCCATCGCCCGCCGTTACGGCACCACGGTGGAGGAGCTAGCCCGGATCAATGGGCTCAAGGACCCCAACCGCCTCCGGGTGGGCCAGGTGCTCCGGGTGCGCCCCGGGGTGGAGGTGGCCCTGCCCAGGGGAAGCCTGGTCTATGTTCCCCCCGTCCAGGGCCAGGCCTTTGCCCTTTGGGTGGGGGGGTATACCTGGGGGTATGCGGAGTTCTTGGGGGTGCGCTACCCCCTGGTGCCCCGGGGAAAGGGCCTGTGGGCCCTTCTGGGGGTGGGGGCCCTGGTGGAGCCCAAGGAGTATCCCTTACGCCTGGTCCTCGAGGGGGAGGAAACCTTCCTTGCCCTCCAGGTGGCCCGGGGAGGCTACGGGCAGGAAACCCTGGCCTTAAGCCCTTCCCTGGAGAGCCTGCTCCAGGACCCCGGCCTGAAGGCGGAGCGGGAGAAGGTGGTGGGGGCCTGCCCGAGGGAGGGGCCCTTGACCTTTTCCCGCTTCCTGAAGCCCCTGGAGGGTGGGCGCATCACCAGCGCCTTCGGTACCCGTAGGCGCTACGGCACCCTTTTCACCTCCTACCACGAGGGCCTGGACTTCGCTGCCCCTGAGGGTACCCCGGTGCGGGCGGTGGCCGAGGGGGTGGTGGTGCTTTCGGAGAGGCTACGGGTGCGGGGGGAGGCGGTGGTCCTGAGCCATGGGATGGGGCTTTGCACGGGATACTGGCACCTTGCGGAGAGAAGGGTGAGGGTGGGGGAGAGGGTGAGGGGGGGCCAGGTGGTGGGCCTTTTGGGGAGCACCGGGCTTTCCACCGGGCCGCACCTGCACCTCGAGGTGCGCCTTTTCGGCATCCCCGTGGACCCCGCTCCCTTCTTCCAGGGCCTCCCCCTACCCTAG
- a CDS encoding class I SAM-dependent RNA methyltransferase produces YPHPLPPSADLPLAYESQLPLKEGLVQDALVRIARLSHSLAPIHPSPKPLGYRTAAQYARHPLGGLAYRLPETQKLLRLEEDPLLAEPLAWAFSLLKTWPLPVEEVALRGSLLEGRVLLGLIGGSPENLKGPAKALVREGFAGVVWAEPSPRGRFRGRVQPLYGERTLLERFGPLTATVSVESFSQVNPLAMGRLLEEALNLVSGGKRALELYAGSGLFSLLLAPRFQEVVAVEISKEAVRRGEADRRRLGMENVRFHRGDAKEARNLGNFDLVVLDPPRSGLSPEVRAYLLESKPKEILYVACDPATWARDVGELVGGGYRLAFARPYDFFPFTHHVEVLSLLQLG; encoded by the coding sequence CTACCCCCATCCCCTCCCCCCTTCCGCCGATCTGCCCCTGGCCTACGAAAGCCAGCTCCCCCTGAAGGAGGGCCTGGTGCAGGATGCCCTTGTGCGCATCGCCAGGCTCTCCCATTCCCTGGCCCCCATCCACCCTTCTCCCAAACCCCTGGGCTACCGTACCGCTGCCCAGTACGCCCGCCACCCCCTGGGGGGCCTGGCCTACCGCCTGCCGGAAACCCAAAAGCTTTTAAGGCTGGAGGAGGACCCCCTCCTGGCCGAGCCCTTGGCCTGGGCCTTCTCCCTTCTCAAGACCTGGCCCCTACCCGTGGAGGAGGTGGCCCTAAGGGGAAGCCTCCTCGAGGGCCGGGTCCTCCTCGGCCTCATCGGGGGAAGCCCGGAAAACCTCAAGGGCCCCGCCAAGGCCCTGGTGCGGGAGGGGTTTGCCGGGGTGGTCTGGGCCGAACCCTCCCCCAGGGGCCGGTTCCGGGGAAGGGTCCAGCCCCTTTACGGGGAAAGGACCCTACTGGAGCGGTTCGGCCCCCTCACGGCCACGGTGAGCGTGGAAAGCTTCAGCCAGGTGAACCCCTTGGCCATGGGAAGACTCCTGGAGGAAGCCCTGAACCTGGTTTCGGGCGGGAAGCGGGCCCTGGAGCTCTATGCGGGAAGCGGCCTCTTCTCCCTCCTCCTGGCCCCCCGCTTCCAGGAGGTGGTGGCGGTGGAGATCAGCAAGGAGGCGGTGCGCCGGGGCGAGGCGGACCGGAGGCGGCTTGGCATGGAAAACGTGCGCTTCCACCGGGGGGACGCCAAGGAGGCCAGGAATCTCGGGAACTTTGACCTGGTGGTCCTGGACCCGCCCCGCAGCGGCCTTTCCCCCGAGGTGAGGGCCTACCTTTTGGAGTCCAAGCCCAAGGAGATCCTCTACGTGGCCTGCGACCCGGCCACCTGGGCCCGGGACGTGGGGGAGCTGGTGGGGGGTGGCTACCGCCTGGCCTTTGCCCGGCCCTACGACTTCTTCCCCTTCACCCACCACGTGGAGGTCCTTTCCCTCCTGCAACTAGGGTAG
- a CDS encoding response regulator transcription factor — MIRVLLADDHALFRQGLKSLLEAEGDFRVVGEAKDGWEALRHALEARPDVILMDIQMPNLDGVQATQAILKEWPEAKVIILTMYRQDAYVFEAVKAGARGYLLKDTDASELIGAIRRVHAGEVLLDAELAGRIIQDFRAKKESSLPLHAELSEREIQILKLVAQGYTNLEIAAELQLSEKTVRNRLSEIFQKLHLNNRTQAALYAIREGLAGPEPQE, encoded by the coding sequence GTGATTCGGGTACTGTTAGCGGACGACCACGCCCTGTTCCGCCAGGGACTCAAGAGCCTCTTGGAGGCGGAAGGGGACTTCCGGGTGGTGGGGGAGGCCAAGGACGGCTGGGAGGCCTTAAGGCATGCCCTCGAGGCCAGGCCGGATGTCATCCTCATGGATATCCAGATGCCCAACCTGGACGGGGTGCAGGCCACCCAGGCCATCCTCAAGGAGTGGCCCGAGGCCAAGGTGATCATCCTCACCATGTACCGCCAGGATGCCTACGTTTTCGAAGCGGTGAAGGCGGGGGCCAGGGGTTACCTCCTCAAGGACACCGATGCCAGCGAACTCATCGGGGCCATCCGCCGGGTGCACGCGGGGGAGGTGCTCTTGGATGCCGAGCTGGCCGGGCGGATCATCCAGGACTTTCGGGCCAAGAAGGAGTCCAGCCTTCCCCTCCATGCGGAGCTTTCCGAAAGGGAGATCCAGATCCTCAAGCTGGTGGCCCAGGGCTACACCAACCTGGAAATCGCCGCAGAGCTGCAGCTATCCGAGAAGACCGTGCGCAACCGCCTTTCCGAGATCTTCCAAAAACTACACCTGAACAACCGCACCCAGGCGGCCCTTTACGCCATCCGGGAAGGGTTGGCCGGGCCTGAGCCCCAGGAGTAG
- a CDS encoding M20/M25/M40 family metallo-hydrolase — protein MDPVRLLLELSPLAGEGARGEFVAAHLPRARRDGLGNVWAGEGPVLLLAHLDTVLPPRPPRRVGERLYGPGVGDNSSGVAVLLSLPEIPGVVRGFTVGEEGLGNLKGARALVETLAPEVVVAVDGYLPGVVDRALGSVRFRASFLGRGGHAWGDRGTPNPVFALAEGLAQLHALFKEVGGEASLNASGLRGGEAVNAIPKEASALLEIRALEQEALPLLYRKAREVLEGAARLHGVEVSLEVLGRRPAGGTATPRLLRAAEVALAKIGERPQFQPGSTDASAAIERGIPALALGVYRGGGAHTPEEWVLPQSLWEGREVLLAFLEALGVG, from the coding sequence GTGGACCCGGTACGGCTTCTTCTGGAGCTCTCTCCCCTGGCGGGGGAAGGGGCACGGGGGGAGTTCGTGGCCGCCCACCTGCCCCGGGCCCGAAGGGATGGCCTGGGCAACGTGTGGGCGGGGGAGGGGCCGGTGCTCCTTTTGGCCCATCTGGACACGGTGTTGCCGCCAAGGCCCCCAAGGCGGGTGGGGGAGAGGCTCTACGGCCCGGGGGTGGGGGACAACTCCAGCGGGGTGGCCGTCCTCCTCTCCCTGCCCGAGATTCCCGGGGTGGTGCGGGGCTTCACCGTGGGGGAGGAGGGCTTAGGGAACCTGAAAGGGGCCCGGGCCCTGGTGGAAACCCTGGCCCCCGAGGTGGTGGTGGCGGTGGACGGGTATCTGCCGGGGGTGGTGGACCGGGCCTTGGGCTCGGTCCGCTTCCGGGCGTCCTTTCTGGGCCGGGGAGGCCACGCCTGGGGGGACAGGGGGACTCCCAATCCCGTGTTTGCCTTGGCGGAGGGGCTTGCCCAGCTTCATGCCCTTTTCAAGGAGGTGGGAGGCGAGGCCAGCCTGAACGCCAGCGGCCTCCGGGGGGGTGAGGCGGTGAACGCCATCCCCAAGGAGGCCTCGGCCCTGCTGGAGATCCGCGCTTTGGAGCAGGAGGCCCTTCCCCTCCTTTACCGCAAGGCCCGGGAGGTCCTGGAGGGGGCGGCCCGGCTTCACGGGGTGGAGGTCTCCCTGGAGGTCCTGGGAAGGAGGCCTGCAGGGGGCACCGCCACGCCCAGGCTTCTCCGGGCGGCGGAGGTGGCGCTGGCCAAGATCGGGGAAAGGCCCCAGTTCCAGCCAGGCTCCACCGATGCCAGCGCCGCCATCGAACGGGGCATCCCCGCCTTGGCCCTGGGGGTGTACCGGGGGGGTGGGGCCCATACCCCGGAGGAATGGGTGCTTCCCCAAAGCCTTTGGGAGGGGCGGGAGGTGCTCCTGGCCTTTTTGGAGGCCCTTGGCGTAGGATAG
- a CDS encoding ABC transporter ATP-binding protein, with protein sequence MTGWSVAPLRRLGAYLRPYRGRYALGVLLGLLSIFFFVLSPYFLRLAVDALGHGGPYGRYASFLLLTAGISALLSFFMRRLAVVASRLVEYDLRKDLFHHLLRLDRSFYHATRVGDLMNRLNTDLSAVREMVGPGIMMGSRLSFLVLLAFFSMYAVNLRLALYLTLILPFIALAMFYLLRLIDRRYREAQEAFDGISTLAQEAFSGIRVVKGYALEGRMLSRFQELNRIYMGKSLALAKVEGPMQALLGFLMGFAFLTVLWVGGGMVVRGEMSVGQLVQFNAYLAQLTWPILGLGWVMAMYQRGFTSLKRLLELLDREPAVRDQDPLPLSVAHLSGEVRLEEVGLFRDGRWLLKDLTLTIPEGMTLGITGRTGSGKSLLAALVPRLLDPTEGRVLVGGYEVRRIPLATLRQAVGVVPQEPFLFSETILENIAFGLDTLDRERVEWAARLAGIHEEILSFPKGYETVLGERGVTLSGGQRQRVALARALAKGPRILILDDALSAVDTETEARILQGLKGVLGRQTTFLISHRTATLRHADWIIVLDEGRIVEEGTHESLLEAGGLYAELDRIQRMEVEGEVEG encoded by the coding sequence ATGACCGGTTGGTCAGTGGCTCCCCTCCGCCGCCTGGGGGCTTACCTTCGCCCTTATCGGGGGCGGTACGCCCTGGGGGTCCTGCTGGGCCTCCTTTCCATCTTCTTTTTCGTGCTTAGCCCTTACTTCCTGCGCCTGGCCGTGGATGCCTTGGGGCATGGCGGGCCCTATGGGCGCTATGCCTCCTTTTTGCTCCTCACCGCTGGGATCAGCGCCCTCCTTTCCTTCTTCATGCGCCGGCTGGCGGTGGTGGCCAGCCGCCTGGTGGAGTACGACCTCAGGAAGGACCTTTTCCATCACCTTCTCCGCCTGGACCGCTCCTTCTACCACGCCACCCGGGTGGGGGACCTGATGAACCGCTTGAACACGGATCTCTCCGCGGTGCGGGAGATGGTGGGGCCGGGGATCATGATGGGGAGCCGCCTTTCCTTTTTGGTCCTCCTGGCCTTCTTTTCCATGTATGCGGTGAACCTCAGGCTGGCCCTCTATCTCACCCTGATCCTGCCCTTCATCGCTTTGGCCATGTTCTATCTTCTCCGCCTCATCGACCGCCGTTACCGGGAGGCCCAGGAGGCCTTTGACGGGATCAGCACCCTGGCCCAGGAGGCCTTTAGCGGCATCCGGGTGGTGAAGGGATATGCCCTGGAGGGGCGCATGCTTTCCCGTTTCCAGGAGCTAAACCGCATCTACATGGGCAAGAGCCTGGCCCTGGCCAAGGTGGAGGGGCCCATGCAGGCCCTGCTGGGCTTTCTCATGGGGTTTGCCTTCCTCACCGTCCTCTGGGTGGGTGGGGGGATGGTGGTCCGGGGGGAGATGAGCGTAGGCCAGCTGGTGCAGTTCAACGCCTATTTGGCCCAGCTCACCTGGCCCATCTTGGGCCTGGGCTGGGTGATGGCCATGTACCAGCGGGGTTTTACCAGCTTGAAAAGGCTTTTGGAGCTTCTGGACCGGGAGCCCGCCGTTCGCGACCAGGACCCCTTGCCCCTTTCCGTGGCCCATCTTTCCGGGGAGGTGCGCCTCGAGGAGGTGGGGCTTTTCCGGGATGGGCGCTGGCTTCTTAAGGACCTCACCCTCACCATCCCCGAGGGGATGACCCTGGGGATCACCGGGCGCACGGGCTCGGGAAAAAGCCTCCTGGCGGCCCTCGTACCCCGCCTTTTGGACCCCACGGAGGGCAGGGTTCTCGTGGGGGGGTATGAGGTGCGGCGGATCCCCCTGGCCACCCTGCGCCAGGCAGTAGGGGTGGTCCCCCAGGAGCCCTTCCTTTTCAGCGAAACCATCCTGGAAAACATCGCCTTCGGCCTGGATACCCTGGATCGGGAGCGGGTGGAATGGGCGGCGAGGCTTGCGGGCATCCACGAGGAGATCTTGTCCTTTCCCAAGGGCTACGAAACGGTTTTGGGGGAGCGGGGGGTGACGCTATCGGGTGGCCAGCGGCAGCGGGTGGCCCTGGCCCGGGCCTTGGCCAAGGGGCCCAGGATCCTCATCCTGGACGATGCCTTAAGCGCTGTGGACACGGAAACCGAGGCCAGGATCCTTCAGGGCTTGAAAGGGGTCCTGGGCCGCCAGACCACCTTCCTCATCTCCCACCGCACCGCCACCTTGCGCCATGCGGACTGGATCATCGTTTTGGACGAGGGAAGGATCGTGGAGGAGGGTACCCATGAAAGCCTCCTCGAGGCGGGGGGCCTCTATGCCGAGCTGGACCGTATCCAGCGCATGGAGGTGGAAGGGGAGGTGGAGGGATGA
- a CDS encoding ABC transporter ATP-binding protein → MSQNASHREQEDAYTKAFDRVLFARILQYVKPYRAQVALALLFLLLTTLTAALTPLFFKWAIDGALVPKEAKPVAERFALLLWVSLGFLLVRGVNFAATYGQTYLIQWVGQRVLFDLRSALFGKLMRLHPGFYDKNPVGRLMTRITSDVDAINQFITGGLVGVIADFFTILGLLAFMMVLSPKLTLVVLLVVPVLLWVTAWVRNGMRTAYREMRLRLARLNAALQENLSGVETIQLFVKEREREEKFDRLSRDLLRAWVEIVRWFALFFPVVGFLGDLAVAGLLFYGGGEVVRGVATLGLLVAFVDYTRQLFQPLQDLSDKFNLFQGAMASAERIFGVLDAEEELKDPENPKPIARFRGEVEFQGVWLAYTPKGVEPTEKDWVLKGVSFRIAKGEKVALVGATGAGKTSVVSLIARFYDPQRGQVLIDGEDVRNYRQEDLRRHVGIVLQDPFLFSGTILDNLRLFDEAIPEERVVEVARFLGVHEAILRLPQGYHTRVGERGAGLSTGEKQLLALVRALLANPDILLILDEATANVDSETERRLQEALYRAMEGRTSIVIAHRLSTIRRVDRILVFKRGRLVEEGTHEELLQKGGYYATLYRLQYAEG, encoded by the coding sequence ATGAGCCAGAATGCCTCCCATCGGGAGCAGGAGGACGCCTACACCAAAGCCTTTGACCGGGTCCTCTTCGCCCGCATCCTCCAGTACGTGAAGCCCTACCGGGCCCAGGTGGCCTTGGCCCTCCTCTTCCTCCTCCTCACCACCCTCACCGCCGCCCTTACCCCCCTCTTCTTCAAATGGGCCATCGACGGTGCCCTGGTTCCCAAGGAGGCCAAGCCCGTGGCGGAGCGCTTTGCCCTTCTCCTTTGGGTGAGCCTGGGCTTCCTCTTGGTGCGAGGGGTAAACTTCGCTGCCACCTACGGCCAGACCTACCTGATCCAGTGGGTGGGACAGAGGGTGCTCTTCGACTTAAGGAGTGCCCTTTTCGGCAAGCTTATGCGCCTACACCCGGGCTTTTACGACAAAAACCCTGTGGGCCGCCTCATGACCCGCATCACCTCCGACGTGGACGCCATCAACCAGTTCATCACCGGGGGGCTCGTGGGGGTCATCGCCGACTTCTTCACCATCCTGGGCCTATTGGCCTTCATGATGGTCCTAAGCCCTAAGCTCACCCTGGTGGTCCTCCTGGTGGTGCCCGTGCTCCTTTGGGTCACCGCCTGGGTCAGAAACGGCATGCGCACCGCTTACCGGGAGATGCGCCTGCGCTTGGCCCGCTTAAACGCCGCCCTGCAGGAAAACCTTTCCGGGGTGGAAACCATCCAGCTTTTCGTGAAGGAAAGGGAACGGGAGGAGAAGTTTGACCGCTTAAGCAGGGACCTCCTTAGGGCCTGGGTGGAGATCGTGCGCTGGTTTGCCCTCTTCTTCCCCGTGGTGGGGTTTTTAGGGGATCTGGCGGTGGCGGGCCTCCTTTTCTACGGCGGGGGCGAGGTGGTGCGGGGGGTGGCCACCTTGGGGCTTCTGGTGGCCTTCGTGGACTACACCCGCCAGCTTTTCCAGCCCCTGCAGGACCTTTCGGATAAGTTCAACCTCTTCCAGGGGGCCATGGCCAGCGCCGAGCGCATCTTTGGGGTTTTGGACGCGGAGGAGGAGCTCAAGGACCCGGAAAACCCCAAGCCCATCGCCCGCTTCCGGGGGGAGGTGGAGTTTCAGGGGGTGTGGCTGGCCTATACTCCCAAGGGCGTGGAGCCCACGGAGAAAGACTGGGTGCTTAAGGGGGTTTCCTTCCGCATCGCTAAGGGGGAGAAGGTGGCCCTGGTGGGGGCCACGGGGGCGGGTAAGACCAGCGTGGTGAGCCTCATCGCCCGCTTCTACGATCCCCAAAGGGGACAGGTGCTCATCGACGGGGAGGACGTGCGGAACTACCGCCAGGAGGACTTAAGGCGGCATGTGGGGATCGTGCTCCAGGACCCCTTTCTCTTCTCGGGCACCATTCTGGACAACCTCCGCCTTTTTGACGAGGCCATCCCCGAGGAGAGGGTGGTGGAGGTGGCCCGCTTTTTGGGGGTGCATGAGGCCATTTTGCGCCTGCCCCAGGGTTACCACACCCGGGTAGGGGAGAGGGGGGCAGGGCTTTCCACGGGGGAGAAGCAGCTCCTGGCCCTGGTGCGGGCCCTTTTGGCCAACCCGGACATCCTCCTCATCCTGGATGAGGCCACGGCCAACGTGGATTCGGAGACGGAAAGGCGCTTGCAGGAGGCCCTTTACAGGGCCATGGAGGGAAGGACTTCCATCGTCATCGCCCACCGCCTTTCCACCATCCGCCGGGTGGACCGCATCCTGGTCTTCAAAAGGGGGCGCCTGGTGGAGGAGGGTACCCATGAGGAACTCCTCCAGAAAGGGGGCTACTACGCCACCCTGTACCGTCTCCAGTACGCGGAGGGATAG
- a CDS encoding bifunctional folylpolyglutamate synthase/dihydrofolate synthase, protein MTYREATGWLFAQRRQGGRGLSRVKALLERLGHPEEAFGAVHVLGTNGKGSVVAYLEAAFRAAGLPYGAYTSPHLLDFRERIRTHGGWILEEEVVEFVAWARGEAWPDPPGFFDLATALAFLHFRRKGVALAAVEAGVGGEKDATNILPRVALTVLTNVGEDHLESLGGSLEAVAREKAGAFRQGVPVVTGAKGVGLEVVREVARARGSPLYLLDALDPLFALPAPPALRGAFQEENARLAAAALRLLGFPEEAIAQGLREARHPGRLERFLLEGVEVYLDGAHNPPAALALSRELSAYHLVFGAFPRKDVKGVLTHLLPKAKSVRYTRAGEGALGKELGEPFFEEPWEALADALEAAKGDPAPILAAGSLYLVGALRGRLLGS, encoded by the coding sequence ATGACCTACCGGGAGGCCACGGGGTGGCTCTTTGCCCAGCGCCGCCAGGGAGGGCGGGGCCTAAGCCGGGTGAAGGCCCTTCTGGAGCGCCTGGGGCATCCGGAGGAGGCTTTTGGGGCGGTGCACGTCCTGGGCACCAACGGGAAGGGAAGTGTGGTGGCCTATCTGGAGGCGGCCTTCCGCGCCGCGGGGCTTCCCTATGGGGCCTATACCAGCCCTCACCTCCTGGACTTTCGGGAGAGGATCCGCACCCATGGGGGGTGGATCCTCGAGGAGGAGGTGGTGGAGTTCGTGGCCTGGGCCAGGGGGGAGGCCTGGCCTGATCCCCCGGGGTTTTTTGATCTGGCCACCGCCTTGGCCTTCCTCCATTTCCGTAGGAAGGGGGTGGCCCTTGCGGCGGTGGAGGCGGGGGTGGGGGGGGAGAAGGACGCCACCAACATCCTCCCCCGGGTGGCCCTTACCGTGCTCACCAACGTGGGGGAGGATCACCTGGAGTCCTTGGGAGGAAGCCTGGAAGCGGTGGCCCGGGAGAAGGCGGGGGCCTTCCGCCAAGGGGTGCCGGTGGTCACGGGGGCCAAGGGGGTGGGCCTGGAGGTGGTGCGGGAGGTGGCCCGCGCCCGGGGAAGTCCCCTTTACCTTTTGGACGCTCTGGACCCCCTTTTTGCCCTGCCTGCGCCACCGGCCCTAAGAGGGGCCTTCCAGGAGGAAAACGCCCGGCTGGCGGCGGCGGCCTTGAGGCTCCTCGGCTTCCCCGAGGAGGCCATTGCCCAAGGGCTTCGGGAGGCGAGGCATCCAGGCCGGCTGGAGCGCTTCCTTTTGGAGGGGGTGGAGGTATACCTGGATGGGGCCCACAATCCCCCGGCGGCCCTGGCCCTTAGCCGGGAGCTTTCCGCCTACCACCTGGTCTTTGGGGCCTTTCCCCGGAAGGACGTGAAGGGGGTCCTGACCCACCTCCTTCCCAAGGCCAAAAGTGTCCGCTACACCCGAGCCGGGGAGGGGGCCTTGGGGAAGGAGCTGGGGGAGCCCTTCTTTGAGGAGCCCTGGGAGGCCCTGGCGGATGCCCTGGAGGCGGCCAAAGGGGATCCTGCCCCCATCCTGGCCGCGGGTTCCTTGTACCTGGTGGGGGCTTTGAGGGGAAGGCTTCTGGGGAGCTAG
- a CDS encoding protease complex subunit PrcB family protein, which yields MRKGLLFALLFLPLLSACELLEGTGYRVAEAQLLFPEATERWTYFYGEPREVRLGTQVLRLEKGLGESLWAVPGALWVEGNPVLREVGPALRPLAEAVRGVQGSLLEVRAQADLRSSWLYDGVGWVQLTGSLREGERRSLVQPAQYRTPDLYAFTGAETQVLLREILARRGGRQVVVFELKEPLLRPLSLDPIPDGYRIGALQVQYGLRVEVVTPPPPAYRILDRGTNAAFQETEPKAFLANNPTRFSEVWNLAVGNRIPRPPAPSVDFRNKSVAAFFWGLKTTGGYGLEVVGVTYAGGTARVILNLQSPRPGAIVTQALTSPYVLLELERVNRVVFTDPGGRVLAEARE from the coding sequence ATGAGAAAAGGCCTCCTCTTTGCCCTGCTCTTTTTGCCCCTCCTTAGCGCCTGCGAGCTTCTGGAAGGCACGGGTTACCGGGTGGCCGAGGCCCAGCTCCTCTTCCCCGAGGCCACGGAGCGCTGGACCTACTTCTACGGGGAGCCCCGGGAGGTCCGGCTCGGCACCCAGGTCCTCCGCCTGGAAAAAGGCCTGGGGGAAAGCCTTTGGGCGGTGCCGGGGGCCCTTTGGGTTGAGGGGAATCCCGTGCTCAGGGAGGTGGGGCCTGCCCTGCGCCCCCTGGCAGAGGCGGTGCGGGGGGTTCAGGGAAGCCTCCTCGAGGTGCGGGCCCAGGCCGACTTGCGCTCCAGCTGGCTTTACGACGGGGTAGGCTGGGTACAGCTTACGGGAAGCCTACGGGAAGGGGAAAGGCGCAGCCTGGTCCAACCCGCCCAGTACCGAACCCCGGACCTCTACGCCTTCACCGGGGCGGAAACCCAGGTCCTCCTCCGGGAGATCCTGGCCCGGCGGGGGGGCAGGCAGGTGGTGGTCTTTGAGCTTAAAGAACCCCTCTTAAGGCCCCTTTCCCTTGATCCCATCCCTGATGGCTACCGCATCGGGGCCCTGCAGGTGCAGTACGGGCTTAGAGTGGAGGTGGTGACCCCGCCCCCGCCCGCCTACCGCATCCTGGACCGTGGGACCAACGCCGCCTTCCAGGAAACCGAGCCCAAGGCCTTCCTGGCCAACAACCCCACCCGCTTCTCCGAGGTCTGGAACCTGGCGGTGGGAAACCGCATCCCCCGCCCACCCGCCCCCAGCGTGGACTTCCGCAACAAAAGCGTGGCCGCCTTCTTCTGGGGCTTGAAGACCACGGGGGGGTATGGCCTCGAGGTGGTGGGGGTCACCTATGCGGGCGGAACCGCACGGGTCATCCTGAACCTGCAAAGCCCAAGGCCCGGGGCCATCGTCACCCAGGCCCTCACCAGCCCCTACGTGCTCTTGGAGCTGGAAAGGGTGAACCGGGTTGTCTTCACCGACCCCGGGGGAAGGGTCTTGGCCGAAGCCCGGGAATAG
- a CDS encoding ABC transporter permease, giving the protein METPFRQALRRFLKSPSGKVGLALTLFLVLLALFIPLLKPYDPATDRDYLNRLKPPTLEHPFGTDHLGRDVFTRVLHGSRISLQVGVISVSIGLFLGTLLGLLAGFYRGRTELLIGWLADLLLAFPGTLLAIAIVAVSGPSLQNAMLAIGIVQVPVYIRLARSMVLSLRELDFVQAAIALGAGNGRILFRHILPGTLAPLVVQATLSIGTATLEAAALGFLGLGAQPPAPEWGAMIADSFKGGYAMNAPWTMIFPGLFIMLTVLAFNLLGDGLRDALDPRSR; this is encoded by the coding sequence ATGGAAACCCCCTTCCGTCAAGCCTTACGGCGCTTCCTGAAATCGCCTTCCGGCAAGGTGGGCTTAGCCCTGACCCTTTTCCTGGTCCTCCTGGCCCTTTTCATCCCCCTGCTGAAGCCCTACGACCCCGCCACGGACCGGGACTACCTGAACCGGCTCAAGCCCCCCACCCTGGAACACCCCTTCGGCACCGACCACCTGGGACGGGATGTCTTCACCCGGGTCCTCCACGGGAGCCGCATCTCCCTCCAGGTGGGCGTGATCTCGGTGAGCATCGGCCTTTTCTTGGGCACCCTGCTGGGCCTCCTGGCGGGGTTTTACCGGGGAAGGACCGAGCTCCTCATCGGCTGGCTTGCCGACCTGCTTCTGGCCTTTCCAGGGACGCTTTTGGCCATCGCCATCGTGGCGGTGTCGGGTCCCAGCCTGCAAAACGCCATGCTGGCCATCGGCATTGTGCAAGTCCCCGTCTACATCCGCCTGGCCCGCTCCATGGTGCTCTCCTTAAGGGAACTGGACTTCGTGCAGGCAGCCATCGCCCTGGGGGCGGGGAATGGCCGGATCCTCTTCCGCCACATCCTGCCCGGTACCTTGGCGCCCCTGGTGGTCCAGGCCACCTTGTCCATCGGCACCGCCACCCTCGAGGCTGCCGCCTTGGGCTTCTTAGGCCTTGGGGCCCAGCCCCCCGCCCCCGAGTGGGGGGCCATGATCGCCGACAGCTTCAAGGGAGGCTACGCCATGAACGCCCCCTGGACCATGATCTTCCCGGGGCTTTTCATCATGCTTACCGTTTTGGCCTTCAACCTCCTGGGGGATGGCCTCAGGGACGCCCTGGACCCGCGAAGCCGCTAA